A stretch of the Papaver somniferum cultivar HN1 chromosome 6, ASM357369v1, whole genome shotgun sequence genome encodes the following:
- the LOC113285660 gene encoding uncharacterized protein LOC113285660, giving the protein MGDGGCRPLGFLIGLPFALIALVLSLVGAVIWVLGTVLSCICPCCICCAGLANFAVSLIKLPFSIISWFIDQIPC; this is encoded by the exons ATGGGGGATGGTGGTTGTAGACCTTTGGGTTTCTTGATTGGACTTCCGTTTGCTCTGATTGCATTGGTTTTATCTCTTGTTGGCGCTGTTATTTGGGTTCTTGG GACTGTGTTGAGTTGTATATGCCCATGCTGCATATGTTGTGCTGGACTTGCTAACTTTGCTGTATCACTCATCAAACTTCCGTTCAGTATTATCAGTTGGTTCATTGATCAGATCCCTTGTTAA